ATCTATTCTCCGTAGGATTCAGCAGTAATTTTACCCCGAAAAACGATGTAATTATAAACCGTATAGGCCAGTAAAATTGGGATTAAAAACCCCACAAAAGTCAGCATAAACACCAAAGAACTAGGGGCGGCTGCCGCTTGATAAATTGTCACGGACGGGGGAATAATATCGGGAAAAATCAACAATCCCAAACCGATAAAAGAGAGCATAAACAGCAATACTGTCCAGACCATCGGGGTGTTTTCTTCCTTTAGTTGCAAACTCCGCAGTAACAAACCCAGTAACACCACAGCTAAAATCGGGATGAGGATAAAAATGTAAATTAGTCGAGGGTCAAATAAACGCTGACGGATATGGTCAGAAAGCAGCGGCGTACTGATGGTGATAAAGATAGCACCGATAAAAGTGGTAATAGCGGCAATTTTTGCCGTTTTATAGTGAACTTCCTGTAAATTACCTGTAGTTTTCAGAATTAGGTAAGTGGAACCCACTAAAACATAAGCTTGGATTAAAGTTAGAGACACTAGAATCGATCGCCATGTTAACCAATCAAAGGGGCCGCCGGCAAAATGACCCAATTCATCCACTTTAATGCCCTCAAAAACCGCACCGAGGGCGAATCCTTGCCCCAAAGCGGCCAAAAAACTGCCGAGTCCGAAGGCATAATTCCAGAACAACTTGCGACGAGAATGTTCACGAAACTCGAAGGAAACAGCCCGAAATAACAGCCCCACCACCATAATCACTGCTGGTAGGTATAAAGCGTTTAAAATTGTCCCGTAAGCTAGGGGAAACGCCCCAAACAGGGAACCACCCATCAAGACAATCCAAGTTTCGTTAGCATCCCAAACATTGCCCAAACTGGTCATTAAAATACTGCGACGCTTCTCGGAGGAGGAAGTCAGGGAAAGAATTCCCACCCCCAAGTCAAAACCATCGAGGAGGACGTAGAGAAACAGGAATAAACCCAGAATAAAAAACCAAATTTGTGGCAAAAAATACTGTAACGGTTCCATAGTTCCTCCTATTGTTGCGCTTCTAGGGAACGAGGATTTAGTTCTGGTGAGGTCACTTTTTCCTGTTGAGTCCCCGGCAGTGGTAAGTTAAGATTGGGTCCCTGACGGATAATAAGACTACCGAAATAGAGAGCAGAAACCAAGAAAACGACATAAATCGCCGTAATTCCGATTAAAGAGGTTAAAATCTCGCCTGCGGGCAGTTTAGAAGCAGCATCCACTGTCCGGATTTGATTGTAAACCGTCCAGGGTTGACGACCGACACAACGGACAATCCAACCGGTTTCAACCGCAAGATAACCCAGAGGGGCCGCAAAAACCCAAGCGCGCAGTAACCATTTTTGACTGTCGATTTTTTCGTTACTCAGTTGACCGCGCAGCCATTGCCCGACAGTTACAGTCATTAAAGAAGCAAGAAAAAGACCGATAGCGACCATAATCCGGAAGGAATAATAGATTAGCCCCACCATGTGCGGTCTGTCTTCGTATTTCCACGTTTTTAAGCCGAGAACAGGTTCCGATAACTTGGGTTTTAACTCCAAAAGATAACCCAAAGCATTAGGAATCTTCACTTCCCAGCTATTTGTCTCCGCTTTATCCTTGGGT
This Microcystis wesenbergii NRERC-220 DNA region includes the following protein-coding sequences:
- the cydB gene encoding cytochrome d ubiquinol oxidase subunit II, coding for MEPLQYFLPQIWFFILGLFLFLYVLLDGFDLGVGILSLTSSSEKRRSILMTSLGNVWDANETWIVLMGGSLFGAFPLAYGTILNALYLPAVIMVVGLLFRAVSFEFREHSRRKLFWNYAFGLGSFLAALGQGFALGAVFEGIKVDELGHFAGGPFDWLTWRSILVSLTLIQAYVLVGSTYLILKTTGNLQEVHYKTAKIAAITTFIGAIFITISTPLLSDHIRQRLFDPRLIYIFILIPILAVVLLGLLLRSLQLKEENTPMVWTVLLFMLSFIGLGLLIFPDIIPPSVTIYQAAAAPSSLVFMLTFVGFLIPILLAYTVYNYIVFRGKITAESYGE